From Podospora bellae-mahoneyi strain CBS 112042 chromosome 3, whole genome shotgun sequence, the proteins below share one genomic window:
- a CDS encoding hypothetical protein (COG:A; EggNog:ENOG503NYH2) codes for MSKRKAPAATSPPTIQDTSARAPKRQKPSSSSAPTPSTLAPEFSPITLCTKWTTPTLPSHLPPLPPILSPTLETAALTHSGQKKSPSDLSYERLEWIGDVYLELIASELIFATFPSIPEGEMSRRRELLIRNSTLSAFSVRYGLDKRANFPSEFNLTGRPNGSTAHAKKKEKALADIFEAYVGGVIRSDLVNGYKNAVVWLKALWGPLLKAEIKVEEGGGRMIDKEQNPKVRLEQLIGASCVRIEYRDLPGTGERFVDKQPQFGIGVYFTGWGEENLLLGEAWDFGKKSAGHRAAEKACGHPMVVGRLVERKRAYMAKRAIERTTEEEEGKEQE; via the coding sequence atgtccaaaagaaaagcgcccgccgccaccagcccGCCCACAATCCAGGACACCTCCGCCCGCGcccccaaacgccaaaaaccatcctcctcctcagcgccgaccccctccaccttggcCCCAGAAttctcccccatcaccctctgcACAAAATGgacaacccccaccctcccctcccacctcccccccttgccccccatcctctcccccaccctcgaaACCGCAGCGCTCACCCACTCCGGGCAAAAAAAATCCCCCTCCGACCTCTCCTACGAGCGCCTAGAATGGATAGGCGACGTCTACCTCGAGCTCATCGCCTCGGAGCTCATCTTCgccaccttcccctccatccccgaaGGCGAAATGTCCCGCCGTCGCGAGCTCCTCATCCGCAACTCAACCCTCTCCGCCTTTTCGGTCCGGTACGGCCTTGACAAGAGAGCAAACTTCCCCAGCGAGTTCAATCTGACAGGCAGACCGAACGGCAGCACGGCCCAcgccaaaaagaaggagaaggccctGGCGGATATTTTTGAGGCGTATGTCGGGGGGGTGATAAGGTCTGATCTTGTCAATGGGTACAAAAATGCTGTGGTTTGGTTGAAGGCGTTGTGGGGACCGTTGTTGAAGGCGGAGatcaaggttgaggagggcgggggacGGATGATTGACAAGGAGCAGAATCCGAAGGTGAGGCTGGAGCAGCTGATCGGGGCCAGTTGTGTCAGGATTGAGTACAGGGATTTGCctgggacgggggagaggtttgtGGATAAGCAACCGCAATTTGGGATTGGCGTGTATTTCacggggtggggggaggagaatcTTTTGCTGGGGGAGGCGTGGGATTTTGGCAAGAAGAGTGCCGGGCAcagggcggcggagaaggctTGTGGGCAtccgatggtggtggggaggttggtggagaggaagagggcttATATGGCCAAGAGGGCCATTGAGAGgacgacggaggaggaggaggggaaggagcaggagtgA
- a CDS encoding hypothetical protein (COG:U; EggNog:ENOG503P1KH) encodes MSDSVDRVFVHALATVKKIPKTGASRPPPTDRMRLYGLYKQAMEGDVDGVMERPTSSSFPNPEELSREQDKWDAWKSQTGLSRTEAKRRYVEALIETMHRYANTPNALELVSELEFVWNQVRSNEPSSEEGGSSMGEGGNGGQQQGKGRGGLAGFTQVIRRFGGGRVEEQPMRVISPMSEPDESEARMVELAGEDGEENEGGFRGRSDKRSKRMERAIVRLSAEIAALREQIATGREWRTKKDRGLGAWVSWGFWGAVKHFTVDLLLLVLLLVWMRKRKDRRFEDHVRGLFRLGREYARKILPSR; translated from the exons ATGTCAGACTCAGTCG ACCGCGTCTTCGTCCACGCCCTCGCCACCGTGAAAAAAATCCCCAAAACCGGCGCCTCCCGCCCCCCACCGACCGACCGGATGCGCCTCTACGGCCTCTACAAACAAGCAATGGAAGGCGACGTCGACGGCGTGATGGAGCgaccaacctcgtcctccttccccaacccagaaGAACTCTCGCGGGAGCAAGACAAGTGGGATGCTTGGAAGTCGCAGACGGGATTGTCGCGGACGGAGGCAAAACGCCGCTACGTCGAGGCGTTGATCGAGACGATGCATAGGTATGCTAATACGCCCAATGCGCTTGAGCTGGTGAGTGAGCTGGAGTTTGTGTGGAATCAGGTCAGGAGTAATGAGCCTAGttctgaggagggggggagttcaatgggggagggggggaacggggggcagcagcaggggaaGGGGCGAGGGGGGCTGGCGGGCTTTACGCAGGTCATCAGACggtttggtggagggagggtggaggaacAGCCGATGAGGGTTATAAGTCCTATGAGCGAGCCGGATGAGAGCGAGGCCAGGATGGTGGAGCTggccggggaggatggggaggagaatgAGGGGGGGTTTAGGGGGAGGAGCGATAAACGGTCCAAGAGGATGGAGCGGGCGATTGTGAGGTTGTCGGCTGAAATCGCCGCGTTGAGGGAGCAGATTGCTACGGGAAGGGAgtggaggacgaagaaggatagggggttgggggcgtGGGTGAgctgggggttttggggggcggTGAAGCATTTTACTGTTGATCTGCTTCTGCTTGTTCTGCTGCTTGtttggatgaggaagaggaaggacaGGAGGTTTGAGGATCACGTGAGGGGTTTGTtcaggttggggagggagtatgCTCGGAAGATACTGCCTtcgagatga
- a CDS encoding hypothetical protein (EggNog:ENOG503NWID; COG:J), producing MEKLYAKISEQQSAILQHQSDMRKASDEDAVHTRALDHQSSCSSLPITPATDGFPSSQTAPTTRPASAAQNETQASTEEVLRLKLELAQAHNHISRLESQNRYGLESGRVTPALGVVESDFASSITGAVSPIARALSGGPTCGSSAKLPYLREPGWLVPDDARAEIPEPMSTGGMSRARGIWNKQPSYPSQFPQTTAVTGAPQATPWTDPRAPTAGYETSYNHTGLEVYRQDRAPPDQEMMRPMGRRTNRYDSRYAPSSNYSGGFNMNAGPYDSTALSYPYGNQAPMAGGMGLGMYPPYPQQQVGSPLSPHATEFTSSSQGPWGKTESISSEGQTYVSATTEPLNYRRLLDRNVTCDWKYIVDKIVCNNDQQASIFLQQKLKVGTPDQKYDIVEAIVAQAYPLMVNRFGNFLVQRCFEHGTPEQVVKIAEAIRGNTLNLSMDPFGCHVVQKAFDSVPEEYKAIMVHELLRRIPETVIHRYACHVWQKLFELRWTESPPQIMKYVNESLRGMWHEVALGETGSLVVQNIFENCLEEDKRPCIEEVLANIDIVAHGQFGNWCIQHICEHGAPADRSRAIDHVIRYAAEYSMDQFASKVVEKCLKIGGPEFLGRYLDRVCEGRHERPRIPLIDIASDQYGNYLIQYILTHANPQHREIVAAHIRKHMVSLRGSKFGSRVGMLCTNHAVATRPGPGVGPSSMAAIRPSRPYGGGGGGGGGGGGGGAAYR from the exons ATGGAGAAACTCTACGCCAAGATTTCCGAGCAGCAGTCTGCCATCTTGCAGCATCAGAGCGACATGCGCAAGGCTTCGGACGAGGATGCTGTGCACACCAGAGCCCTGGACCACCAGTCGTCCTGCAGCTCTCTGCCCATCACGCCCGCCACGGACGGCTTCCCTTCGTCGCAGACTGCCCCCACCACTCGACCTGCCAGCGCCGCCCAGAACGAGACGCAGGCCAGCACCGAGGAGGTTTTGCGTTTGAAGCTCGAGCTCGCTCAAGCTCACAACCACATCTCACGCCTCGAGTCGCAGAACCGCTACGGTCTTGAGAGTGGGCGCGTCACTCCAGCCCTTGGTGTCGTCGAATCCGACTTTGCCTCGTCGATTACCGGCGCTGTCTCCCCGATTGCTCGGGCTCTCTCGGGAGGTCCGACTTGCGGCAGCTCCGCCAAGCTGCCTTATCTTCGCGAGCCGGGCTGGCTTGTTCCCGACGATGCCCGCGCCGAGATTCCCGAGCCCATGTCGACAGGAGGCATGAGCCGCGCTCGCGGTATCTGGAACAAGCAGCCTTCTTATCCCAGTCAGTTCCCCCAGACCACCGCCGTGACAGGTGCGCCCCAGGCGACTCCCTGGACCGATCCCCGCGCTCCCACCGCAGGGTACGAAACCTCATACAACCACACAGGCCTGGAGGTGTATCGCCAGGATCGAGCTCCGCCTGACcaggagatgatgaggccCATGGGACGCCGCACCAATCGCTACGACAGCCGCTACGCTCCCTCGTCCAACTACAGCGGCGGCTTCAACATGAATGCTGGCCCCTATGACAGCACCGCTCTCAGCTATCCCTACGGCAATCAGGCCCCCATGGCCGGCGGCATGGGCTTGGGGATGTATCCCCCCTACCCGCAGCAACAGGTTGGGTCTCCACTCTCACCCCATGCCACCGAGttcacctcctcttcccaggGACCCTGGGGAAAGACTGAG TCCATTTCCAGCGAAGGCCAGACCTACGTCTCTGCCACGACAGAGCCTCTCAACTATCGCCGCCTTCTTGACCGCAATGTCACTTGCGACTGGAAGTACATCGTCGACAAGATTGTGTGCAACAATGACCAGCAAGCCTCCATCTTTCTGCAGCAAAAGCTCAAGGTCGGCACCCCTGACCAAAAGTACGACATCGTGGAGGCGATTGTTGCCCAGGCCTACCCCTTGATGGTCAACCGGTTCGGCAACTTCTTGGTGCAGCGCTGCTTTGAGCATGGCACCCCGGAACAGGTGGTCAAGATTGCCGAGGCGATTCGCGGAAACACTCTGAATCTCTCGATGGACCCCTTTGGCTGCCATGTGGTTCAGAAGGCCTTCGACTCGGTGCCCGAGGAGTACAAGGCCATCATGGTCCACGAGCTGCTGCGCCGGATCCCCGAGACGGTCATTCACCGTTATGCTTGCCACGTCTGGCAGAAGCTGTTCGAGCTGCGTTGGACCGAGTCTCCTCCCCAGATCATGAAGTATGTCAACGAGTCGCTGCGCGGCATGTGGCACGAGGTTGCCTTGGGCGAGACGGGTAGTTTGGTTGTGCAGAACATCTTTGAGAattgtttggaggaggacaag CGTCCTTGCATTGAGGAGGTGCTTGCCAATATCGACATTGTCGCTCACGGCCAGTTTGGCAACTGGTGTATCCAGCACATCTGCGAGCATGGCGCCCCGGCTGACCGCAGCCGAGCCATCGACCATGTCATTCGATATGCCGCCGAGTACAGCATGGACCAGTTTGCGTCCAAGGTGGTCGAGAAGTGTCTGAAGATTGGTGGCCCCGAGTTTCTGGGCCGCTATCTTGACCGTGTCTGCGAGGGCCGGCACGAACGTCCCCGCATTCCCCTTATCGACATCGCCAGCGATCAGTACGGTAACTATCTCATCCAGTACATCTTGACGCACGCCAACCCCCAGCATCGCGAGATCGTCGCCGCTCATATTCGCAAGCACATGGTGTCTCTCCGTGGCTCCAAGTTTGGTTCCCGTGTCGGCATGCTCTGCACCAACCACGCCGTCGCCACCCGGCCTGGTCCTGGTGTTGGTCCCTCCTCCATGGCGGCCATTCGTCCTAGCCGCCCCtatggaggtggtggtggtggtggcggtggtggtggcggtggtggtgccgcgTACCGCTAA
- a CDS encoding hypothetical protein (COG:J; EggNog:ENOG503P5KU): MSVPRARLLQLMEARCKLFETTFNPDGIRAGNKILRQRLKGPALAGYYPRRIWTMQEFQAEFRDLHLLVDDEKELDRFEHVSLLKARGKGAPKKKNSAPDHKKKK; encoded by the exons ATGTCGGTCCCACGAGCGAGGTTACTGCAGCTCATGGAG GCTCGCTGCAAGCTCTTCGAGaccaccttcaaccccgACGGCATCCGCGCCGGCAACAAGATCCTGAGACAGCGCCTCAAGGGCCCCGCCCTCGCCGGATACTACCCACGAAGGATATGGACCATGCAGGAGTTCCAGGCCGAGTTCAGGGATCTTCACCTCCTGGTTGAcgacgagaaggagctggacCGTTTCGAACATGTTTCTCT TCTGAAAGCGCGCGGGAAGGGTgcgcccaagaagaagaactcTGCTCCCG AtcacaagaagaaaaaatgA